Proteins found in one Melospiza georgiana isolate bMelGeo1 chromosome 1, bMelGeo1.pri, whole genome shotgun sequence genomic segment:
- the CROT gene encoding peroxisomal carnitine O-octanoyltransferase produces the protein MEKQLLESSEERTFQYQDSLPSLPVPPLDESLSKYLDAVKPFLNQEEYQRTEDIVKKFENGIGKELHQKLLERAKMRRNWLEDWWLNVAYLDLRISTQILCNMGGPGPYIEHYWPPKEGTQIDRACINIWHTLKYWDLLRAEKVAIERSGNTVLDMNQFRMLFCTCKIPGLTRDSLSNYFKTEAEGECPSHLIVLCRGRVFAFDAMHEGSMLTPPEIFRQLRYIQERCYSEPDGPGLAALTSNERTKWAELREYLIHLDPKNLTLLEKIQRSLFVVGLDDYSPHATPEDYTELTRLGLAGDPTVRWGDKSYNCIFFSNGTCSAFCDHSPFDAMALITMLAYADKKIVENEGKWKGSDNVRDIPRPEELVFTVDSKIMNEIGHTKELYYKKVSDLQLVSYAFTSFGKALIRKRKLHPDTFVQLALQLAYYKCHGRPGCCYETAMTRRFYHGRTETIRSCTVEAVEWCKSMLDPSESNYQRLQLMHKAFAKHNKLRKECENGRGFDRHLLGLLLIAQEQGLPVPDLYGDKAFTASGGGGNFVLSTSLTGYTRFSGSAVPMVQHGYGFFYSIRDDRIVTTCSSWKSCPETDAEVLCRTLFQCFHDVLQLTLTAQL, from the exons ATGGAAAAGCAACTCCTTGAATCCTCAGAGGAGCGAACATTTCAGTACCAAGAttctctgccttccctgccgGTACCTCCTCTTGATGAATCTTTGAGTAAATATCTCGATGCAG TGAAGCCATTCCTTAATCAAGAAGAATATCAAAGAACTGAGGATATAgttaaaaaatttgaaaatggcATTGGAAAAGAGTTGCATCAGAAATTACTGGAAAGAGCTAAAATGAGAAGGAATTGG ctggaGGACTGGTGGCTGAATGTGGCTTATCTTGATCTTCGCATCTCAACACAAATCCTCTGCAATATGGGAGGCCCTGGTCCCTACATTGAGCACTACTGGCCACCCAAGGAGGGCACTCAGATAGACAGAGCATGTATAAATATATGGCACACCCTGAAGTACTGGGATCTGCTACGAGC AGAGAAGGTTGCCATAGAGAGATCTGGAAATACTGTTCTGGACATGAACCAATTTCGAATGCTCTTCTGCACTTGCAAAATTCCTGGGCTTACCAGAGACTCTCtcagcaattattttaaaactg aggCCGAAGGTGAATGTCCATCTCACTTGATAGTCCTGTGTCGAGGTCGAGTATTTGCATTTGATGCTATGCATGAAGGCAGCATGCTGACTCCTCCAGAGATTTTCAG GCAACTTAGGTATATACAGGAGAGATGCTACAGTGAACCAGATGGGCCAGGACTGGCAGccctaacaagcaatgaaagGACCAAATGGGCAGAG CTACGGGAATACTTGATTCATCTTGATCCAAAGAACTTAACTCTTCTGGAAAAAATTCAGAGAAGTTTGTTTGTGGTTGGCCTTGATGATTATAGTCCTCATGCAACTCCTGAGGACTACACTGAG CTTACAAGGCTGGGGCTAGCAGGTGATCCAACTGTGCGCTGGGGAGATAAATCCTACAATTGCATATTCTTTTCCAATGGAACCTGTAGTGCATTCTGTGAT CATTCTCCTTTTGATGCCATGGCTTTAATTACCATGTTAGCTTATGCTGATAAGAAGATTGTtgaaaatgagggaaaatggAAG GGATCAGATAATGTGAGAGATATTCCAAGGCCAGAGGAACTTGTATTCACAGTGGATTCAAAAATTATGAATGAAATAGGACATACTAAAGAATTGTATTACAAGAAG GTATCTGACTTGCAGCTGGTGTCCTATGCCTTCACATCCTTTGGCAAAGCATTGATTAGAAAGAGGAAACTTCATCCTGATACATTTGTGCAGCTTGCCCTTCAGCTTGCTTATTACAAATGCCATGGACG TCCGGGCTGCTGTTACGAAACTGCCATGACCAGGCGATTCTATCACGGCCGCACAGAGACCATAAGATCATGTACTGTGGAAGCAGTGGAATGGTGCAAGTCCATGCTGGATCCTTCTGAGAGT AATTATCAACGGCTACAACTGATGCATAAGGCATTTGCAAAACACAATAAACTGAGGAAAGAATGTGAAAATGGAAGAG GCTTTGATCGTCATCTTCTGGGTCTCCTGCTGATAGCACAGGAGCAAGGACTGCCAGTGCCAGACCTGTATGGGGATAAGGCCTTCACAGCCAG TGGAGGAGGTGGGAATTTTGTCCTTTCAACTAGTCTGACTGGCTACACTAGGTTTAGTGGATCTGCAGTCCCTATGGTACAACATGGCTATGGCTTTTTTTATTCAATTAGAGATGACAG GATCGTTACTACCTGCTCTTCTTGGAAATCCTGTCCAGAGACTGATGCAGAAGTGCTGTGCAGAactctgttccagtgcttccaTGATGTGCTGCAGCTAACACTTACAGCTCAGCTGTAA